The genomic segment AAGGTAACTGCCTTGACCATGGGTCCTCCCAATGCTGCCAACATGCTCCGGGAATGCCTATACATGGGAGCAGATCGTGCCATATTGGTGAGTGATCGTCGATTTGCAGCTGCAGATACCCTGGCTACTTCATATGCCTTACATAAAGCAGTCCATCGTATTGGTAAATATGATCTCATCTTCGGTGGACGTCAGGCTATTGATGGTGATACGGCTCAGGTGGGACCACAAACAGCTGAAAAATTGGGCATCCCTCAAATCACCTATACTCTGGAAGTTCAAGATCTGGATTTGAAAAAGAGAACGATTCGAGCCAAACGAGCCATAAAGAATGGCTATGAGATTCTGGAAGCCCCCTTACCGGTTCTGCTGACGGTCACAAAAGATGCGGCTGAACCACGTCCCTTTGATGTAAAAAGGTTGTGTACCTTTAAACGGGCACAGTCCAGATTTGAAATTGAAGCTACTGTGGATGACAGCCATGATCTGGTGTGGATGGATGAACTTATGGAGAAAGCCAAAGCCCAGGATTTACTCATCGAGACCTGGAATATTGAGGACATCGATGCAGATGTTCAATGGTGCGGACTGGCTGGATCTCCCACCAAGGTGCATAAGGTGGAGAATGTGGTACTCAGCGGGGCTGAATTCAAAAAGGTTCCACCCACTCCTGAGGGCATGAATGATATGATTTCTGAACTGATGCAAGATCACATCTTTGGATAAAACATCAAATCTCTTACAACGGATTCAACGAAACCTACGAACAAAGCTGCGAAAGGCTTCACTTCGTCCGCTTCGTTGTAAAAAACTGATCAGAATGAAGTAGAATATGAAATCAAAAATAAAAGATATGGTGTGGGTGTTTGCTGAGCAAACCGATGGGGAGCTGGCTGATGTCAGCCTGGAGTTGCTCCATAAGGCGAGAACACTGGCTCAAAAGATGAAGTCACAGGTAAGTGCAGTCCTGCTTGGGGATCAAGTTGAAGGTTTATCCAGGACTTTGTTCGCCCATGGCGCTGACAATGTTTATCTCCTGGATGATGTGGAACTCAAAGATTTCCGCAGTATGCCCTACGCAAACCTGATTACCAATCTGGTGGAAGAGAAAAGACCCCGCGTGGTCCTGTTTGGTGCCACCCATATTGGTCGTGATATCGCTCCCAGGGTAGCCTCACATACCCGCTCCGGTTTGACTGCTGACTGTACAGAGTTGAAGATTGAAACGGTGACTATCCGAAAGGTCGAACATAAAGATCTTCTACTTCAAATTCGTCCCGCTTTTGGTGGTAATATTATCGCCACCATCATCTCACCCGATGTAGAAATTCAAATGGCAACTATCCGTGAAGGAGTCATGGAAATGGGTGAACCGGATGCCTCCCGAAAGGGGACCATCATTCCTGTAAAGGTTGAGTTGGATCCAGTCGAAGTTGCAGTAAGGATTATTGAAAAACATCAGGAAGCTTCAAGCGTCAATCTCAAGGGGGCTCCAATTATAGTAGCTGGTGGATATGGAGCAGATACACCTGAAAAATTTCAACTCATCAAAGATTTGGCAAAGTTATTGGGTGCTGAGGTCGCTGGTTCGCGGGCTGCAGTAGATGCTGGTCTCATCAGCTCTGAACGTCAGGTAGGTCAGACAGGAACAACTGTGCGTCCCAAACTTTATATAGCCATCGGTATTTCAGGGGCTATACAGCATCGTGCAGGAATGCAGGAATCTCAAAAAATTATTGCCATCAATAGTGATGCCGAAGCACCCATTTTTCAAGTTGCTCACTATGGGATTCATGGTGACCTCACAGATGTGATACCCAAATTAATCGCTGCTTATAAAAGTCAGCTGCATTAAGGCACATATGTTATACAATACCTTGCCGCAAAATGTTATTCCAGCTTGTCTCCCTGAGCCTGTCGAAGGGTTAAAGGACAAGTCGGCTGAGCGAGCAATTCCAGGAATTTTTAGTCGAATGTGGCTCTTGTCTTCGAGAGCCTCAGACAGACGAACGTTAAATAATATTCATCATGAAGCGAGAATAGTGTATGTCAAATTTTTTCAATGAAAACGCCGATATTCAATTTCAATTCAATCGCATTGATCTTGAGGAAATTATCAGAATCCGTGAAGATGACTATAAGCAGGCTGAGCAGTACAGTTTTGCACCTCGCGACTATGAGGATGCCAAGGACAATTTTAAACGCATCCTGGAAGTGGTTGGAGATATAGCTGGTAATTTTGTCGCTGAACGAGCCAGAGAAGTTGATGAATTAGGCTCCACCTTTGAAGACGGTGTGGTGACATACGCCAAGGGTCTTGAAGAAGCAATGGAGCGTCTGAATCAAGCCGGGCTCATGGGTTTTATTCTGGAACGTAAATATGGTGGATTAAACCTACCCATCTCGCTCTACATTTTTGCCATTGAGATGGTCTCCCGTGGGGATGCATCTCTGATGAATCTTTTTGGACTTCAGGATATTTCTGAAACCATTGAGAACTATGCCACAGATGAAATCAAGGACGAATTTCTTCCAAAATTCAGTAGTGGTGAAGTGACTGGCGCCATGGTTCTCACCGAACCAGATGCTGGTTCAGATTTGCAGGCTGTCAAAACGCGAGCATATCAGGATGAAAAGGGGAATTGGTTCCTCAGTGGCGTCAAACGTTTCATCACCAATGGTAATGCAGATGTTAATCTGGTGCTGGCTCGGTCTGAAGAGGGTACCCGTGATGGACGTGGTCTTTCCCTGTTTGTATGCTATGGTGACGACACAGTCCAGATCAGACGTATCGAGCATAAATTAGGCATCAAGGGTTCACCAACCTGTGAAATGCAGTTTCATGATACTCCAGCTCAACTGATTGGCTCGCGGAAACGTGGACTCATATCCTATGTCATGGCACTCATGAATGGGGCTCGTCTTGGTGTTGCTGCTCAAGCCCTGGGAATTGCCCAGGCTGCCTATGTAGAAGCCAGAAGATATGCCCAGGAGCGCGAACAATTTGGCAAACCCATTTTGAATTTCCCAGCTGTGGCTGACATGCTCATTAAAATGAAGGTCGATCTTGAAAGCTCAAGAACGCTCATATATGCCACAGCCCGAGCAGTTGATATGCATAAGGTCAGCGATATGGAGATGGCAAGGTTAAAGGAAGCCGGTGAGTCATTTGCCGAAATGAAAGATCAGGCCAAACACTGGAAGGCCATGGCTGACTTCCTGACCCCTCTTTCAAAATTTGTCATCTCTGAAAAGGCCAACCGTATCTGCTATGACGCTATTCAGATTCACGGTGGAACCGGGTATATGCAGGAG from the Candidatus Neomarinimicrobiota bacterium genome contains:
- a CDS encoding electron transfer flavoprotein subunit beta/FixA family protein is translated as MSLHTIVLVKQVPDTSNISGEVMRPDGTVNRARLPAIFNPEDQEALELALRLKDKHGGKVTALTMGPPNAANMLRECLYMGADRAILVSDRRFAAADTLATSYALHKAVHRIGKYDLIFGGRQAIDGDTAQVGPQTAEKLGIPQITYTLEVQDLDLKKRTIRAKRAIKNGYEILEAPLPVLLTVTKDAAEPRPFDVKRLCTFKRAQSRFEIEATVDDSHDLVWMDELMEKAKAQDLLIETWNIEDIDADVQWCGLAGSPTKVHKVENVVLSGAEFKKVPPTPEGMNDMISELMQDHIFG
- a CDS encoding electron transfer flavoprotein subunit alpha/FixB family protein, encoding MKSKIKDMVWVFAEQTDGELADVSLELLHKARTLAQKMKSQVSAVLLGDQVEGLSRTLFAHGADNVYLLDDVELKDFRSMPYANLITNLVEEKRPRVVLFGATHIGRDIAPRVASHTRSGLTADCTELKIETVTIRKVEHKDLLLQIRPAFGGNIIATIISPDVEIQMATIREGVMEMGEPDASRKGTIIPVKVELDPVEVAVRIIEKHQEASSVNLKGAPIIVAGGYGADTPEKFQLIKDLAKLLGAEVAGSRAAVDAGLISSERQVGQTGTTVRPKLYIAIGISGAIQHRAGMQESQKIIAINSDAEAPIFQVAHYGIHGDLTDVIPKLIAAYKSQLH
- a CDS encoding acyl-CoA dehydrogenase family protein, yielding MSNFFNENADIQFQFNRIDLEEIIRIREDDYKQAEQYSFAPRDYEDAKDNFKRILEVVGDIAGNFVAERAREVDELGSTFEDGVVTYAKGLEEAMERLNQAGLMGFILERKYGGLNLPISLYIFAIEMVSRGDASLMNLFGLQDISETIENYATDEIKDEFLPKFSSGEVTGAMVLTEPDAGSDLQAVKTRAYQDEKGNWFLSGVKRFITNGNADVNLVLARSEEGTRDGRGLSLFVCYGDDTVQIRRIEHKLGIKGSPTCEMQFHDTPAQLIGSRKRGLISYVMALMNGARLGVAAQALGIAQAAYVEARRYAQEREQFGKPILNFPAVADMLIKMKVDLESSRTLIYATARAVDMHKVSDMEMARLKEAGESFAEMKDQAKHWKAMADFLTPLSKFVISEKANRICYDAIQIHGGTGYMQEFNVERHFRDVRITNIYEGTSQLQVIAAIGGVIKGVCDDQFDAFEAREHRHEARQLANKLKKIRTLMEKCKVHVLDKEDKAYQELHSAELVEMYGSIYVGYLILEEASEDSRKMLIAKKYIMDALATSMHHTESITRGFDTLFADVEQILTKE